From the genome of Bifidobacterium asteroides, one region includes:
- a CDS encoding helicase, whose product MAEEHNHSRGDRGRGRGGSRPGGFRSGGHRSSGFHKGGSHSGGYRSGGYRSGGHRSGNFHNHDGEGGEERRSENRNGQRPFRGRGHDRFDRDNRGYRHDRQDGHGGFRRDSDRDRHGRRQDGDRPRRDFHANGHGGYGHRDHDNDRGRSGYGERRSGRGYQRHDRDRDRGQGFHGDRRQGDDRRFGRRQDERSGGDRPWNNRSRDDRPRQDRSRGNRSYGNRSYGDRSRDDHRQGGYRGDRSHGDRYQGQHGHDDRRRDDRRGVYQRDRQNGYDRGRRNSDGTISYPSQNPYTDRRPGEPKMPKGLEWSMLSKDDRLRLRGLSKEHAENIGLHILAAYALEETDPQGALAHAKWAARQASRIDLARETLALVAYRQGDYKLALKEFRTAHRMNGYSDYLPFIADCERGLGNPRKAIEEATSEEGSQLQGESKAEMFLVYAGALGDLGLWDKAIETVQALVKARGLSGDYRMRAVQAEQNFLEQAGRSQEALELEPLLDRLEAEYADEDEDEDGQNGGQSEEILIDYDLEHLDPAMMEDLSIDPDGGEDDSDEAEVETEAAESDVTDASDQGADDSLVEESPESVASDDSADSTDTGDSSDSTDTSDSTDTSDAVDSTGSSDSTASSEVSESEVPESSDTVKQPGGESSRLDAETSDDGSQSDQNGSEADVAVADKSAADNGDATVQAAGSEAGTIDHETEQAKDEQVNESDTSDEARTE is encoded by the coding sequence ATGGCAGAAGAACACAATCATTCCCGGGGCGATCGCGGACGGGGCCGGGGCGGTTCGCGCCCAGGCGGCTTCCGGTCGGGCGGCCATCGCTCTTCGGGCTTCCACAAGGGCGGTTCTCACTCGGGCGGGTACCGCTCCGGAGGATATCGTTCAGGAGGTCACCGTTCCGGCAACTTCCACAACCATGACGGCGAAGGCGGCGAGGAGCGTCGTTCCGAGAACAGGAATGGCCAGAGGCCCTTCCGCGGGCGAGGGCACGACCGGTTCGACCGTGACAATCGCGGATACAGGCATGACCGTCAGGATGGTCACGGCGGCTTCCGCAGGGATTCCGACCGGGATCGCCATGGCCGTCGGCAGGATGGAGACCGTCCACGTCGTGACTTCCATGCCAATGGGCATGGCGGATACGGGCATCGTGATCATGACAACGACCGCGGTCGGTCGGGATATGGCGAACGTCGTTCCGGACGTGGCTACCAGCGGCATGACCGTGACCGTGATCGTGGTCAGGGCTTCCACGGTGACCGCCGTCAGGGTGACGACCGTAGGTTTGGTCGTCGACAGGATGAGCGGTCCGGCGGGGATCGTCCATGGAACAACCGCTCCCGGGATGACCGTCCACGTCAGGACCGTTCGCGTGGGAATCGTTCCTATGGCAATCGCTCCTATGGCGACCGTTCCCGTGACGACCATCGTCAAGGCGGCTATCGGGGCGACCGTTCCCATGGCGACAGGTACCAGGGCCAGCATGGTCACGATGACCGTCGTCGTGATGATCGCCGCGGAGTCTATCAGCGTGACCGTCAGAATGGCTATGACCGCGGTCGCCGCAACTCAGACGGCACCATCTCCTACCCCTCGCAGAACCCCTACACGGATCGTCGGCCTGGCGAGCCCAAGATGCCCAAGGGCCTGGAATGGTCCATGCTCTCCAAGGATGACCGTCTGCGCCTGCGCGGACTGAGCAAGGAGCACGCGGAGAACATCGGCCTGCACATTCTGGCCGCCTACGCGCTGGAGGAGACCGATCCCCAGGGGGCTCTGGCTCATGCCAAGTGGGCTGCCCGGCAGGCCTCGCGGATCGATCTTGCTCGTGAGACGCTGGCCCTGGTGGCTTACCGTCAGGGCGACTACAAGCTGGCCTTGAAGGAGTTCCGCACCGCACACCGCATGAACGGCTATTCTGATTACCTGCCCTTCATCGCCGACTGCGAGCGGGGTCTGGGCAATCCCCGCAAGGCCATTGAGGAGGCCACCTCCGAGGAGGGCAGTCAGCTGCAGGGCGAGTCCAAGGCGGAGATGTTCCTGGTCTATGCCGGAGCTTTGGGCGATTTGGGCCTGTGGGACAAGGCCATCGAGACTGTTCAGGCCCTGGTCAAGGCCCGTGGGCTCAGCGGCGATTATCGGATGCGCGCTGTGCAGGCCGAGCAGAACTTCCTCGAACAGGCTGGACGCAGCCAGGAGGCCCTGGAGCTGGAACCCCTGCTGGATCGGCTGGAAGCGGAGTATGCCGACGAGGATGAGGACGAGGACGGCCAGAATGGCGGACAGTCCGAGGAAATCCTGATTGACTACGACCTGGAGCACCTGGATCCGGCCATGATGGAGGATCTCTCCATTGACCCGGATGGCGGCGAGGATGACTCGGATGAGGCTGAAGTTGAGACTGAGGCCGCTGAGTCTGATGTCACTGATGCATCCGATCAGGGTGCCGATGACAGCCTGGTTGAGGAATCTCCAGAATCAGTTGCTTCGGACGATTCAGCGGACTCAACTGACACTGGTGACTCATCCGATTCGACTGATACATCTGATTCGACTGATACATCCGACGCGGTTGATTCGACTGGTTCGTCCGACTCAACTGCTTCATCTGAAGTGTCGGAATCTGAAGTGCCGGAATCGTCAGATACTGTGAAGCAACCCGGGGGGGAGTCCTCTCGCCTTGATGCAGAAACTTCGGACGATGGGTCTCAAAGTGACCAGAACGGTAGCGAAGCTGACGTGGCTGTCGCC
- the tyrS gene encoding tyrosine--tRNA ligase, translating into MSQVTDFRQAGFDSLFDELKWRGLIAQCTDESELRKVLSDPSVTYYCGFDPTAPSLHVGNLVQLLNMRHLQAAGLHPIAVVGGATGLIGDPRQSGERTLNPKQTVAEWTERLRGQIGRFLDTEGDNPVRFVNNYEWTGSMSTIDFLRDVGKNFRMGTMLAKDTVARRLNSDEGISFTEFSYQVLQGNDFLELFDRYGCSLQLGGSDQWGNLTSGLDLIRKVRNASVNVMTSPLITDSQGKKFGKSEGNAVWLDPTMFSPYRFYQFWFNQPDDQVVKLLKTFTFLPKAEIERLEERTAQDPGAREAQKVLAWQVTSYVHGEHAAQGAIDASGALFGRGKTLEELDEDVMDSALDGLKVDDGQGGRALPTASEGQRLVEAGVAAGLFRSVSEARKTVASGGFYLNNQRVEDPDQVLENKDFLHGRFALVRRGKKALGALERRAGK; encoded by the coding sequence ATGTCGCAGGTCACCGATTTCAGGCAGGCGGGTTTCGACTCGCTTTTCGACGAACTCAAGTGGCGCGGTCTCATTGCCCAGTGCACGGACGAGTCCGAGCTCAGGAAGGTGCTGTCCGACCCCTCGGTGACCTATTATTGCGGATTCGACCCCACAGCTCCCTCTCTGCACGTGGGCAATCTGGTCCAGTTGCTCAACATGCGCCACCTGCAGGCGGCCGGTCTGCATCCCATCGCCGTTGTGGGCGGGGCCACGGGGCTTATCGGCGACCCTCGGCAGTCGGGTGAGCGCACCCTGAATCCCAAGCAGACCGTGGCCGAATGGACCGAGCGCCTGCGTGGACAGATCGGACGCTTCCTGGACACCGAGGGGGACAACCCCGTCCGGTTCGTCAATAATTATGAGTGGACCGGGTCCATGAGCACCATCGACTTCCTGCGCGATGTGGGCAAGAACTTCCGCATGGGCACCATGCTGGCCAAGGACACGGTGGCCCGCCGTCTGAATTCCGACGAGGGCATCTCCTTTACCGAGTTCAGCTACCAGGTGCTCCAGGGCAACGACTTCCTGGAGCTCTTCGACCGCTACGGATGCAGTCTGCAGCTGGGCGGCAGCGACCAGTGGGGGAACCTGACCAGCGGTCTGGACCTGATCCGCAAGGTGCGCAATGCCTCTGTCAACGTTATGACCAGCCCGTTGATCACGGACTCCCAGGGCAAGAAGTTCGGCAAGTCCGAGGGCAACGCGGTCTGGCTGGATCCCACCATGTTCAGCCCCTACCGCTTCTACCAGTTCTGGTTCAACCAGCCTGACGACCAGGTGGTCAAGTTGCTGAAGACCTTCACCTTCCTGCCCAAGGCCGAGATCGAGCGTCTTGAGGAGCGGACCGCCCAGGATCCTGGCGCTCGCGAGGCCCAGAAGGTCCTGGCCTGGCAGGTGACCTCCTATGTGCACGGCGAGCATGCCGCCCAGGGGGCCATTGATGCCTCGGGTGCCCTCTTCGGTCGTGGCAAGACCCTGGAGGAGCTGGACGAGGATGTGATGGATTCCGCGCTGGACGGTCTCAAGGTCGATGATGGTCAAGGCGGACGAGCCCTGCCTACAGCCAGCGAGGGTCAACGTCTGGTTGAGGCCGGAGTCGCGGCCGGGCTCTTCCGTTCGGTCTCCGAGGCTCGTAAGACTGTGGCCTCGGGCGGTTTCTACCTGAATAACCAGCGGGTCGAGGATCCGGATCAGGTTTTGGAGAACAAGGACTTTCTGCATGGGCGCTTCGCCCTGGTTCGCAGAGGAAAGAAGGCCCTGGGCGCACTTGAGCGCCGGGCCGGCAAGTAG
- a CDS encoding SGNH/GDSL hydrolase family protein — translation MNPVALVQAWWAKQHITLAKEPPGSRQGLCSPPDQGRDLEPLTMLVVGDSMAVGCGVKDQSQGFVPDIAACLATRLGRPVSWSTQGRLGATIRRVRYRFLPALQDHPDLLVLCAGSNDIMANRTDEQWRDDLAASIELAKNKGRQVLVLSSGQLYRDPALGRALRAEVERRIARQTQTSRQVCQDASVPFVDATRDDVGTDRPDFWGIDHFHPGVEGYRRMAACVVDHIPQDLINQLSVSARS, via the coding sequence ATGAATCCGGTGGCACTGGTCCAGGCTTGGTGGGCCAAACAGCACATCACTCTGGCCAAGGAGCCCCCCGGTTCCCGCCAGGGGCTGTGCTCGCCTCCGGACCAAGGCCGCGACCTAGAGCCGCTGACCATGCTGGTGGTGGGCGACTCCATGGCGGTCGGCTGCGGGGTGAAGGACCAGAGCCAGGGCTTTGTTCCTGACATAGCCGCCTGCCTGGCCACCCGGCTGGGGCGTCCGGTATCCTGGTCGACCCAGGGTCGGCTGGGGGCCACCATCCGCAGGGTGCGCTACCGGTTCCTGCCCGCCCTGCAGGACCATCCCGATCTGCTGGTCCTGTGTGCAGGATCCAACGACATCATGGCCAATCGCACCGATGAGCAGTGGCGGGATGACCTAGCTGCCAGCATTGAGCTGGCCAAAAACAAGGGTCGCCAGGTGCTGGTCCTGAGCTCCGGTCAACTTTATCGGGATCCTGCCCTGGGCCGGGCACTCAGGGCCGAGGTGGAGCGTAGGATAGCCCGCCAGACTCAGACCAGTCGTCAGGTCTGTCAAGATGCCTCGGTGCCCTTCGTGGATGCCACCCGCGACGATGTCGGCACCGATCGACCCGACTTCTGGGGCATCGATCACTTTCATCCGGGGGTTGAAGGTTACCGGCGCATGGCCGCCTGCGTGGTCGACCACATCCCTCAAGACCTGATCAATCAGTTGTCTGTGTCTGCGCGTTCCTGA
- the argH gene encoding argininosuccinate lyase, with amino-acid sequence MSSGDKPMALWGGRFSSGPSPALVELSRSTQFDWRLADDDLAGSRAHARALNRAGLLDDGELARMEQALDELQDQVDSGAFAPEPGDEDEATALERGLIDIAGDQLGGKLRAGRSRNDQIATLIRIWLRRHARVLAKDLLSTAQALMDQAQAAGTTVMPGRTHMQHAQPVLLAHQLMAHVWPLVRDLERLRDWDKRVDASPYGSGALAGTTLGLDPLPVARDLGFSRVCANSIDGTAARDVVAEFAFVAAMIGVDLSRLAEEIIIWNTQEFAFVRLHDGYSTGSSIMPQKKNPDVAELARGKAGRLVGDLAGLLTTLKGLPTAYARDLQEDKEVVFDQVDTLEVLLPAFAGMVATLTFNKDRLEEQAPTGFALATDLAEWLVRQGVPFRHAHELSGACVKLAEGRGCELADLDDDDFVKVFADWVPADRAPEVRSVLTAGGAVRARRGQGGTAPERVKEQMDQAARALEELKTFADSQSDGPAYRPPR; translated from the coding sequence GTGAGCAGCGGCGACAAGCCCATGGCCCTCTGGGGCGGGCGTTTCAGCAGTGGGCCCTCGCCGGCCCTGGTCGAGCTCAGCCGATCCACCCAGTTCGACTGGCGGCTGGCCGACGACGACCTGGCTGGTTCCCGAGCCCACGCACGGGCCCTCAACCGTGCTGGACTGCTGGATGATGGCGAGCTGGCACGTATGGAGCAGGCTCTGGATGAACTCCAGGACCAGGTGGACTCCGGCGCTTTCGCCCCTGAGCCTGGCGACGAGGATGAGGCCACGGCCCTGGAGCGCGGCCTCATTGACATAGCGGGGGACCAGCTGGGCGGCAAGCTGCGGGCCGGGCGCTCGCGCAACGATCAGATCGCCACCCTCATTCGGATCTGGCTTCGTCGCCACGCCCGGGTGCTGGCCAAGGACCTGCTGAGCACGGCCCAGGCTCTGATGGATCAGGCTCAGGCTGCGGGAACTACGGTCATGCCCGGCCGCACCCATATGCAGCACGCCCAACCCGTCCTGCTGGCCCACCAACTCATGGCCCATGTCTGGCCTCTTGTCCGTGACCTGGAACGCCTGAGGGACTGGGATAAGCGTGTCGATGCCAGCCCATATGGATCTGGCGCGCTCGCCGGCACCACCCTGGGTCTGGACCCCCTGCCGGTGGCCCGGGATCTGGGCTTCAGCCGGGTCTGCGCCAACTCCATCGACGGGACCGCCGCCAGGGATGTGGTGGCCGAGTTCGCCTTCGTCGCTGCCATGATCGGCGTGGACCTGTCCAGGCTGGCTGAGGAGATCATCATCTGGAACACCCAGGAGTTCGCCTTCGTTCGCCTGCACGACGGCTATTCGACCGGTTCCTCCATCATGCCTCAGAAGAAGAATCCGGACGTGGCTGAGCTGGCTCGTGGCAAGGCCGGTCGGTTGGTCGGTGATCTGGCTGGCCTGCTGACCACCCTCAAGGGGTTGCCGACGGCCTATGCGCGCGATCTGCAGGAGGACAAGGAGGTGGTCTTCGACCAGGTGGACACCCTGGAAGTCCTGCTTCCCGCCTTTGCCGGCATGGTCGCCACCTTGACCTTCAACAAGGACCGCCTGGAGGAGCAGGCCCCCACAGGATTCGCCCTGGCCACCGACCTGGCCGAGTGGCTGGTCAGGCAGGGTGTGCCCTTCCGGCATGCCCACGAACTCTCCGGGGCCTGCGTCAAGCTGGCCGAGGGTCGTGGTTGTGAGCTGGCTGACCTGGATGACGACGATTTCGTCAAGGTCTTCGCTGACTGGGTGCCCGCAGATCGGGCTCCAGAGGTTCGCTCGGTCCTGACCGCCGGGGGAGCCGTGCGCGCTCGCCGGGGCCAGGGAGGCACTGCACCGGAGAGGGTCAAGGAGCAGATGGACCAGGCTGCACGTGCGCTGGAAGAACTGAAGACCTTCGCCGACTCGCAGTCTGATGGGCCTGCCTACCGTCCTCCCAGGTGA
- a CDS encoding argininosuccinate synthase, with product MTENNRIVLAYSGGLDTSVSIPYLKERTGKDVVAVSLDVGQGGERLQTIRQRALDCGAVESVVVDARDEFARDYCMLALKANAMYEGVYPLVSAISRPLITKHLVQAAHQYGADTIAHGCTGKGNDQVRFEVSIMSIDPSLKAISPIRDLGLMRDVEIAYAKEHHLPIEQTEESPYSIDQNVWGRAIETGYLEDPWNGPTKDVYSYTDDPAFPPVEDEVTIDFEQGIPVRIDGRAVTPLEAIEEMNRRAGAQGIGRVDLIEDRLVGIKSRELYEAPGAVALITAHQELENCCLEREQHRIKRDIDKRWGELVYDAQWYSPAVRSLNAFIEETQRYVSGRIRMVMHGGRAVVTGRHSDSSLYDYSLATYESGDSFDQNASNGFIAIYGLADKVAAARDMRFGNGIAQDGQEQDGQEQ from the coding sequence ATGACCGAAAACAATCGCATCGTGCTGGCCTACTCGGGCGGCCTGGACACCTCGGTGTCCATTCCCTACCTCAAGGAGCGCACCGGCAAGGATGTGGTGGCCGTCTCCCTGGATGTGGGCCAGGGCGGCGAGCGTCTGCAGACCATCCGCCAGCGGGCCCTGGACTGCGGGGCCGTCGAGTCCGTCGTGGTGGATGCCCGGGACGAGTTCGCCAGGGATTATTGCATGCTGGCGCTCAAGGCCAATGCCATGTACGAGGGCGTCTACCCGCTGGTCTCGGCCATCTCCAGGCCGCTGATCACCAAGCATCTGGTCCAGGCGGCCCACCAGTACGGTGCCGATACCATAGCCCACGGCTGCACCGGCAAGGGCAACGACCAGGTCCGTTTCGAGGTCTCCATCATGTCCATCGACCCCTCGCTGAAGGCCATCAGCCCCATCCGCGACCTGGGATTGATGCGCGATGTGGAGATCGCCTACGCCAAGGAGCACCACCTGCCCATCGAACAGACCGAGGAGAGCCCCTATTCCATCGACCAGAATGTCTGGGGACGGGCCATCGAGACCGGGTACCTGGAGGATCCCTGGAATGGACCCACCAAGGATGTCTACTCCTACACCGATGATCCGGCCTTCCCACCGGTCGAGGACGAGGTGACCATCGACTTCGAACAGGGCATCCCCGTGCGCATCGACGGCAGGGCCGTCACCCCTCTGGAGGCCATCGAGGAGATGAACCGCCGGGCCGGGGCCCAGGGGATCGGACGTGTGGATCTGATCGAGGACAGGCTGGTGGGCATCAAGTCCCGCGAGCTCTATGAGGCACCTGGGGCCGTGGCTCTGATCACCGCCCACCAGGAGCTGGAGAATTGCTGCCTGGAGCGCGAACAGCACCGGATCAAGCGCGACATCGACAAGCGCTGGGGCGAGCTGGTCTACGACGCCCAGTGGTACTCGCCTGCCGTCCGTTCACTGAACGCCTTCATTGAAGAGACCCAACGCTATGTCTCCGGTCGCATCCGCATGGTCATGCACGGGGGACGGGCCGTGGTCACCGGCCGGCACTCCGACAGTTCCCTCTACGACTACAGCCTGGCCACCTATGAGTCCGGCGACAGCTTCGACCAGAACGCCTCAAACGGGTTCATCGCCATCTACGGCCTGGCAGACAAGGTGGCCGCCGCCCGTGACATGCGCTTCGGCAACGGCATCGCACAGGACGGACAAGAACAGGACGGACAAGAGCAGTGA
- a CDS encoding arginine repressor — protein sequence MRPTTKVARLDAIRQALNRHRVNSQQQLSSLLAEQGIEVTQATLSRDLDDLHATKLRYADGSMAYWIPATTDQQAMEAAAAEGPEVEGENKTDAYLAKILTGLITSVARARNLLVVRTPAGAAQYAASALDRQPIKGILGTIAGDDTILIIAADDEAASSRADWLMTIVSGQEDARAR from the coding sequence ATGCGGCCGACGACCAAGGTGGCCCGGCTGGACGCCATCCGCCAGGCCCTGAACCGACATCGGGTCAACTCCCAGCAGCAGCTGTCGTCCCTCTTGGCCGAGCAGGGCATCGAGGTGACCCAGGCCACACTGAGCCGGGACCTGGACGACCTGCACGCCACCAAGCTGCGTTATGCAGACGGGAGCATGGCCTATTGGATTCCCGCCACCACCGATCAGCAGGCCATGGAGGCCGCTGCAGCCGAGGGGCCTGAGGTCGAGGGGGAGAACAAGACCGATGCCTACCTGGCCAAGATCCTGACCGGGCTGATCACCTCGGTGGCCCGTGCCCGCAACCTGCTGGTGGTCAGAACCCCGGCCGGCGCCGCCCAGTATGCGGCTTCCGCCCTGGACCGCCAGCCCATCAAGGGCATCCTGGGCACCATAGCCGGGGACGACACGATTCTGATCATCGCAGCCGACGATGAGGCGGCATCATCCCGGGCCGACTGGCTCATGACCATCGTCTCCGGCCAGGAGGATGCCAGGGCCCGATGA
- the argF gene encoding ornithine carbamoyltransferase, with protein MNSGLRHMLRDDDLNHEEQLEVLRLGMAFRANPYLSRPFQGPQAVAIIFDKPSTRTRTSFCVGVAQLGGYPMVIDSPGSQLGRGEPVADTAKVLTRMTSAIVWRTFGQDRVETMAAHANVPVINALTDSFHPCQVLADFLTLAQHRGGVDALAGMTIAYLGDAANNMANSYLLGGAVAGMNVRIAGPHGFLPDPSLVEQARTLAAENGGSILVTTDPVQAVEDAECVFTDTWVSMGEEDQYAIRSRPFLPYQVNARLMAHARPDALFQHCLPAYRGREVTAEVIDGPQSVVWDEAENRLHAQKALMTWLVARSRGDESLLQGVC; from the coding sequence ATGAACAGCGGTTTGCGGCACATGCTTCGTGACGACGACCTCAACCACGAGGAGCAGCTGGAGGTGCTTCGGCTGGGCATGGCCTTCAGGGCCAATCCCTATTTGTCCAGGCCGTTCCAGGGTCCTCAAGCCGTGGCGATCATCTTCGACAAGCCCAGCACGCGCACCAGAACCAGTTTCTGCGTAGGCGTGGCCCAGCTGGGCGGCTACCCCATGGTCATCGACAGTCCTGGTTCGCAGCTGGGCCGTGGCGAGCCCGTGGCGGACACCGCCAAGGTGCTGACGCGGATGACATCCGCCATAGTCTGGCGCACCTTCGGACAGGATCGGGTGGAGACCATGGCCGCCCATGCCAATGTGCCCGTCATCAACGCGCTGACAGACTCCTTCCACCCCTGCCAGGTCCTGGCCGACTTCCTGACCCTGGCCCAGCACCGTGGCGGGGTCGACGCCCTGGCTGGCATGACCATCGCGTATTTGGGCGACGCAGCCAACAACATGGCCAACTCCTATCTGCTGGGCGGGGCGGTGGCCGGCATGAACGTGCGGATTGCCGGCCCCCACGGCTTCCTGCCAGATCCGAGCCTGGTGGAACAGGCGCGGACACTGGCCGCTGAAAACGGAGGATCCATTCTGGTAACCACGGATCCGGTCCAGGCCGTGGAGGATGCTGAATGCGTCTTCACCGACACCTGGGTCTCCATGGGCGAAGAGGACCAGTATGCCATCCGCTCCCGTCCCTTCCTGCCCTATCAGGTCAACGCCCGACTTATGGCCCATGCCCGCCCGGATGCCCTCTTCCAGCACTGCCTGCCCGCCTACAGGGGCCGGGAGGTGACGGCCGAGGTCATCGATGGCCCCCAGTCCGTGGTCTGGGACGAGGCTGAAAACCGGTTGCATGCCCAGAAGGCACTGATGACCTGGCTGGTGGCCCGCTCCCGGGGCGACGAATCCCTCCTGCAGGGGGTGTGCTGA
- a CDS encoding acetylornithine transaminase yields MNKADQHCANVAEPAETVEGPRSRQWADRYDHVHMQVFGRPGRVMDHGQGAWIWDIDGNRYLDMLAGIAVNALGYAHPAWNKTLAQQAGKMAHISNFFASRPQIELAERLLGLAQAPDGSRVFFCNSGTEANEAAIKLARLHGTRMGGHPGRILALTHSFHGRSMGSLSLTWKPAIREPFQPLVPGMGFLPSGDPEALEEAFSGEEASDQPVAAVILELIQGEAGVLPLEPDYVQKVRELCSRHGALMILDEVQTGMGRTGYWFAFQDQSLSGGACPDVLTFAKGVAGGFPMGGMITFGSGPSGLLTPGTHGSTFGGNPLGSALALTTLETIQQEGLLERAEQMGKRLRDGIAACGNPLFTSVRGRGLLDAVQLSSPCASKVAAWCLDHGLIVNPVAPDALRLAPPLIIQADQIDLAVDILSKIPIRLGDMDPSQSNR; encoded by the coding sequence ATGAACAAGGCTGATCAACATTGCGCCAACGTCGCGGAGCCAGCCGAAACGGTAGAGGGTCCCCGGAGTCGCCAATGGGCCGATCGCTATGACCATGTCCACATGCAGGTCTTCGGAAGGCCGGGCAGGGTCATGGACCACGGCCAAGGCGCATGGATATGGGACATCGACGGCAACCGCTATCTGGACATGTTGGCAGGGATCGCGGTCAACGCCCTGGGCTATGCCCATCCGGCCTGGAACAAGACCCTGGCCCAGCAGGCCGGCAAGATGGCCCATATCAGCAACTTCTTCGCCTCCCGGCCTCAGATTGAACTGGCCGAGCGGCTGCTGGGGCTGGCCCAGGCCCCGGATGGTTCACGCGTCTTCTTCTGCAACTCCGGAACCGAGGCCAATGAGGCGGCCATCAAGCTGGCCCGGCTGCATGGCACTCGCATGGGCGGCCATCCCGGGCGGATCCTGGCCCTGACCCACAGTTTTCACGGTCGCAGCATGGGCTCCCTGAGCCTGACCTGGAAGCCTGCCATCCGCGAGCCCTTCCAGCCTCTGGTGCCGGGTATGGGCTTCCTGCCCTCCGGCGACCCCGAAGCCCTGGAGGAGGCCTTCTCCGGAGAAGAGGCTTCCGACCAGCCGGTGGCCGCTGTCATACTGGAACTCATCCAGGGTGAGGCTGGCGTGCTGCCGCTGGAGCCCGACTATGTGCAAAAGGTGCGTGAGCTCTGCAGCCGGCATGGTGCATTGATGATTCTTGACGAGGTGCAGACCGGCATGGGCAGAACCGGCTACTGGTTCGCCTTCCAGGATCAGAGCCTGTCCGGCGGTGCCTGCCCTGATGTGCTCACCTTTGCCAAGGGGGTGGCCGGCGGCTTTCCCATGGGCGGGATGATCACCTTCGGTTCCGGGCCCTCTGGTCTGCTGACCCCTGGCACGCACGGTTCCACCTTCGGCGGCAATCCCCTGGGATCGGCCCTGGCGCTGACCACCCTGGAGACCATCCAGCAGGAGGGCCTGTTGGAACGGGCGGAGCAGATGGGCAAGAGGCTGCGCGATGGCATAGCCGCCTGCGGCAACCCCCTCTTCACTTCGGTCAGAGGCAGGGGTCTGCTGGATGCCGTCCAGCTGAGCTCCCCCTGTGCCAGCAAGGTGGCTGCCTGGTGCCTGGACCATGGGCTGATAGTCAATCCCGTGGCCCCTGATGCCCTGCGCCTGGCGCCGCCGCTGATCATCCAGGCCGATCAGATCGATCTGGCTGTCGACATTCTCTCCAAGATCCCGATCCGTCTCGGGGACATGGATCCGTCGCAGAGTAATCGGTGA
- the argB gene encoding acetylglutamate kinase produces the protein MADGEQEAEAERFLDDVSKAQVLIEALPWLEEFAGQRIVVKYGGHAMVDDHLRQCFAQDMVFLRQVGMHPVVVHGGGPQISDMLQALGIPSVFRGGLRVTTPEIMKVVRMVLTGQVGRDLVGAINAHGPMAVGLSGEDAGLFSAARRTAMVDGHPVDLGLVGEVVAVDASAVEDLIDAGRIPVVSSVAPDEQDATQVLNVNADAAASALAAALGARKLVILTDVEGLYANWPQTDSLVSSIGVDRLDGLLGDMKAGMRPKMEACLQAVRAGVSQAHIIDGRQPHSMLTEIFTQNGIGTVVVPGHEMVMRRSHEQG, from the coding sequence ATGGCAGACGGCGAGCAGGAGGCAGAAGCAGAACGGTTCTTGGACGATGTCAGCAAAGCCCAAGTGCTGATCGAGGCCCTGCCCTGGCTGGAGGAGTTTGCAGGTCAGCGGATCGTGGTCAAATACGGCGGCCATGCCATGGTTGATGACCACCTGCGCCAGTGCTTTGCTCAGGACATGGTCTTCCTGCGGCAGGTTGGCATGCACCCGGTGGTTGTCCATGGGGGAGGCCCCCAGATCTCTGACATGCTTCAGGCCCTGGGTATCCCCTCGGTGTTCCGCGGTGGTCTTCGGGTGACCACGCCGGAAATCATGAAGGTGGTCCGCATGGTCCTGACCGGTCAGGTGGGCAGGGATTTGGTCGGTGCCATCAATGCCCATGGTCCCATGGCCGTCGGTCTGTCTGGAGAAGATGCCGGTCTGTTCAGCGCTGCCCGTCGTACCGCTATGGTGGATGGTCACCCGGTGGACTTGGGCCTGGTGGGCGAAGTCGTGGCTGTGGATGCTTCGGCCGTGGAGGATCTGATTGATGCTGGGCGGATTCCTGTGGTCTCCTCTGTGGCCCCGGACGAGCAGGACGCCACCCAGGTGCTCAACGTGAATGCCGACGCCGCCGCCTCTGCCCTGGCTGCGGCCTTGGGCGCCAGAAAACTGGTCATTCTTACCGATGTCGAGGGACTCTATGCCAACTGGCCTCAGACCGATTCCCTGGTTTCCAGCATTGGCGTGGATCGTTTGGATGGTCTGCTCGGAGACATGAAGGCGGGGATGCGTCCCAAGATGGAGGCCTGCCTGCAGGCTGTGCGTGCCGGAGTCAGCCAGGCCCACATCATTGACGGGCGACAGCCGCACTCCATGCTCACCGAAATCTTCACCCAAAACGGGATCGGCACCGTGGTTGTGCCGGGTCATGAAATGGTCATGAGGAGGAGCCATGAACAAGGCTGA